One region of Bacilli bacterium genomic DNA includes:
- the cax gene encoding calcium/proton exchanger, whose amino-acid sequence MPDVRVFLIATFVLSAIAHYAALPILLQFLSAAAAIVFVAGFLGRATESVAHYAGERMGGFLNATFGNAAELIIAIFLVKNGMFDMVKASITGSIIGNMLLVLGLSVLIGGSKFKTQRFNIRMASHNASMMTLAVIALFVPAVFIHEFTTASLQKLSLIVAGGLIAAYLLWLVFSMITHKDELADETGGNESHTPWSKGGSIFYLLLATIMVAFVSEWLVATLEPITHRFGLSELFVGAFVIAIVGNAAEHSAAVMMAAKNKIGAAVEIAIGSSLQIALFVAPALVFASLIFGKPMDLIFTVPELTAIAVSVFIAKSISQDGKTNWYEGVLLLVVYLILASAFFFA is encoded by the coding sequence ATTCCCGATGTTCGCGTTTTTTTAATCGCCACATTTGTTTTAAGCGCCATTGCCCATTACGCCGCTTTGCCGATATTGCTGCAATTTTTGAGCGCAGCGGCGGCGATCGTGTTTGTCGCCGGTTTTTTGGGCCGCGCGACGGAAAGTGTGGCGCATTACGCCGGCGAGCGCATGGGCGGCTTTTTAAACGCCACGTTCGGCAACGCGGCGGAATTGATAATCGCCATTTTTTTGGTTAAAAACGGTATGTTTGACATGGTGAAAGCAAGCATTACCGGCTCGATCATCGGAAATATGCTGCTTGTGTTGGGACTGAGCGTATTGATTGGCGGCAGTAAATTTAAAACGCAGCGTTTCAACATTCGCATGGCGTCGCACAACGCTTCCATGATGACGCTTGCCGTGATTGCGCTGTTTGTCCCCGCCGTTTTCATTCATGAATTCACCACGGCTTCCCTGCAAAAGTTAAGCCTGATTGTGGCGGGCGGATTAATTGCGGCTTATTTATTATGGCTCGTCTTTTCGATGATCACCCACAAGGATGAACTGGCCGACGAGACCGGCGGCAATGAATCGCATACGCCGTGGAGCAAAGGAGGGTCCATTTTCTATCTGCTCCTTGCCACGATTATGGTCGCCTTTGTCAGCGAATGGCTGGTCGCTACGCTGGAACCGATTACGCACCGCTTCGGGCTGTCGGAATTGTTTGTCGGCGCGTTCGTGATCGCAATTGTCGGCAATGCCGCGGAACACAGCGCCGCCGTCATGATGGCGGCAAAAAACAAAATCGGCGCCGCGGTTGAAATCGCCATCGGCAGCAGTTTGCAAATCGCCTTGTTTGTCGCGCCGGCGCTCGTATTTGCCAGCCTTATTTTCGGCAAACCGATGGATCTGATCTTTACGGTGCCTGAGTTGACAGCGATTGCCGTGTCCGTTTTTATCGCCAAATCGATCTCCCAGGACGGAAAAACGAACTGGTATGAAGGCGTGCTTTTGCTGGTCGTTTATCTGATTCTTGCTTCGGCGTTTTTCTTTGCTTGA
- a CDS encoding HPr family phosphocarrier protein, which translates to MSDKNAIVELSQAANKFRSSIVLQYDNKYIDVKSILGLFTTLVGAGEYELHVHGPDADEAKSAMKEVFAKHNLKVKVVD; encoded by the coding sequence ATGTCGGACAAAAACGCGATCGTCGAGCTTTCGCAAGCTGCAAACAAATTCAGATCTTCTATCGTGCTGCAATACGACAACAAGTATATTGATGTCAAAAGCATCCTGGGTCTGTTTACTACGCTTGTCGGCGCCGGCGAATATGAACTGCACGTTCACGGACCGGACGCCGATGAAGCAAAGTCGGCCATGAAAGAGGTTTTTGCCAAGCACAATTTGAAAGTAAAAGTAGTGGATTAA
- a CDS encoding SDR family oxidoreductase — protein MDLGLKDKVFLVSASSKGLGAAIAEGLAAEGANLALCSRSQERIGEFARQLADKYGVSVLPHQADVSRSADTYALVQNTLKHFGRLDGLVCNAGGPRGGSFLELADSDWEAAFQTNVMSVVRLIRECHPYLRESKGKIVTVASTSAKVPIPGLVLSNVMRSGVLGLMKSLAEEFAADGILLNTVCPGKILTDRIRELNAFKAKSIGTSVADVEKEAIREIPLGRYGKPQEFANFAVFLLSERNTYVTGSTFMVDGGMVKSL, from the coding sequence ATGGATCTTGGGTTAAAAGATAAAGTATTTCTCGTAAGCGCTTCAAGCAAAGGTTTGGGCGCCGCCATTGCGGAGGGACTCGCGGCGGAAGGGGCAAACCTTGCCCTGTGCAGCCGTTCGCAGGAACGCATTGGCGAATTCGCGCGGCAACTCGCCGACAAATACGGGGTAAGCGTATTGCCCCATCAGGCCGACGTTTCGCGTTCCGCGGATACATACGCGTTGGTGCAAAACACGCTGAAACATTTCGGACGTTTGGACGGACTGGTGTGCAACGCCGGCGGCCCGCGCGGCGGGAGTTTCCTGGAACTCGCGGACAGCGACTGGGAAGCGGCTTTTCAAACGAACGTAATGAGCGTGGTCCGGCTTATCCGCGAATGCCACCCCTATTTGCGGGAAAGCAAGGGCAAAATCGTCACCGTCGCTTCCACATCCGCCAAAGTGCCGATTCCCGGGCTTGTTTTATCGAATGTCATGCGCAGCGGGGTCCTCGGTTTGATGAAATCGCTGGCGGAGGAATTCGCGGCCGATGGTATTTTGCTCAATACCGTTTGTCCGGGGAAAATTTTAACCGACAGGATTCGCGAATTGAACGCATTCAAAGCGAAAAGCATAGGAACGAGCGTAGCCGACGTGGAAAAAGAAGCGATTCGCGAAATACCGCTTGGCCGTTACGGCAAACCGCAGGAATTTGCCAATTTTGCGGTATTTTTGCTGTCGGAGCGTAATACGTATGTTACAGGATCGACTTTTATGGTCGACGGCGGCATGGTGAAATCGTTGTAG
- a CDS encoding YlaN family protein: MSASDIMLSLNQKSLDLLKQDASKIAKLIEVQMSTLTNRRCPLYEEVLDTQMYGLSREIDFAVRVGLVTPQAGKEILSTLERNLAQLYEALNSRSVEEEPNEA, translated from the coding sequence ATGTCTGCTTCGGATATTATGCTGTCATTAAACCAAAAGTCGCTTGATCTTCTAAAGCAGGACGCAAGCAAAATCGCCAAACTTATCGAAGTGCAAATGAGCACGCTGACCAACAGAAGATGCCCATTGTACGAAGAAGTTTTGGATACCCAAATGTACGGTTTGTCCCGGGAAATTGATTTTGCCGTAAGGGTGGGGCTTGTTACTCCGCAAGCGGGGAAAGAAATTTTAAGCACATTGGAGCGAAATTTGGCCCAGCTGTACGAAGCGCTCAATTCCAGATCAGTCGAGGAAGAACCAAACGAAGCGTAA